CGGTATGCACCGGGCAGGCCTCGAATATCGCGGCGCTGATACTCGCGGCAGGGGCAAAAGGCAAGCGTTCTGCGCTGCCACACTCACGTATTTTGCTGCACCAGCCAATGGGCGGTGCATCAGGCCAGGCCTCTGATATTGAAATTCAGGCGCGCGAGGTGTTGCGTATTCGTGACACCCTGAACGGCCTTTACCAGCAGCACACGGGGCAGACGCTCGAGAAAATCGAACAAGAGACAGAACGCGACCTCTATATGGATGCCGCCGAAGCGGTCAAATGGGGTCTCATCGACTATGTCATTTCGGCTCGCCCCGAAAATACCTCGAAAGAAATCGCGAGTTAAACGATAATAAAGAGATAAGATGGCTGAGCGTCGTAGTTATGATTCGGGCAACCATTGCTCATTTTGCGGTAAAGAACAGGCAAAAGTAAACCGCCTGATAGCAGGCCCCGGTGTGCATATCTGCGACGAATGCGTGCAGCTGTGTAACGGTATCTTGGCCGATGATCTTGAAAAGCAGGCGGCGCCGGCAACCGTACAGAAGTTGCCCAAACCTGCAGAAATCAAGAAGACCCTCGATGAGTACGTTATTGGGCAAGACGCGGCAAAACGTGCGCTTTCGGTAGCTGTCTACAATCAT
The sequence above is a segment of the Turneriella parva DSM 21527 genome. Coding sequences within it:
- a CDS encoding ATP-dependent Clp protease proteolytic subunit, coding for MAYAPIVIEQTNRGERHYDIYSRLLKDRIIFLGFQLDDAYANVIIAQLLFLESEDPEKDIYLYINSPGGYVSAGLAIYDTIQLIRPEVRTVCTGQASNIAALILAAGAKGKRSALPHSRILLHQPMGGASGQASDIEIQAREVLRIRDTLNGLYQQHTGQTLEKIEQETERDLYMDAAEAVKWGLIDYVISARPENTSKEIAS